In Saccharomycodes ludwigii strain NBRC 1722 chromosome III, whole genome shotgun sequence, one DNA window encodes the following:
- the RMD8 gene encoding Rmd8p (similar to Saccharomyces cerevisiae YFR048W | RMD8 | Required for Meiotic nuclear Division), with product MLESKKNNTSINNKNESSSLKNNSYTQVGVRSLMSRRTPSILVTDSRNIQNRRNAPFAGHAAGLSSMNSKKFFTTSKTTKPKLASTRLEPSMSAPQHSPELPPSSNYSRIMKSHNDINAGLQNIRRASFGDGQNRVPRKLSYSNTKHRKRGSGQLNDISMDSILSDVSDIPSGRPEERLRLPYYGKMYSKFSNPRTSKTSEKLVLIPDDTVTNIGHVGKPVSSYFKKSASLELKKDFSEYARITAYNISDALNLTLLRSFLKKTHEVSPRLYDECLYAPYCLPLLTGKDGFRIRSNLSKTLKDGKTFIDKLIDTSEQRDHHYEYYSGIETVEDKNNNFAINDNNLSSDIKTNNHADVITPKNCALNNVEMAVKTPRGNDAFKKQSISNSNGDGSNINSNRNNINSNSNSNNNSTTHKTPNSNNSIINSSNNSSNANNDGNTKQLPTSEFDPSEPQFFAEEDPDQDSLSFLAKTQSESPPVLTQSQQLEVELLKRRHAEVFIFNYGVVVFWNFTEDQEKNILADIQFSANYDRMVINPSDQKNIEIEEFAFEYDKNVERPRILNDVITLRSGDHIIKLTLSHAIAQSCKLSKFETRLLPILHTVTKLPRRLALYGRLGMTRQKLLKKFGKLFKLRVDVNLSSNILDTPEFFWSFEPSLDPLYSAMRDYLEIAERVQVLNDKCKVFLEFVDICVDSIAEKNMTRITWWFIVIIFVSVLVSILEILIRYLIIRTNKS from the coding sequence ATGTTagaatctaaaaaaaataatactagcatcaataacaaaaatgaatCAAGTTCCTTGAAAAACAACTCATACACTCAGGTGGGCGTTAGAAGCCTTATGTCTCGTAGAACTCCTTCTATTTTAGTCACAGATTCGagaaatattcaaaatagAAGAAATGCTCCCTTTGCAGGGCATGCAGCAGGGTTGAGCAGCATGAATTCCAAAAAGTTCTTTACCACCTCTAAAACAACAAAGCCTAAATTAGCGTCTACCAGACTAGAACCATCAATGTCAGCACCACAACATTCACCTGAACTTCCGCCTTCATCCAACTATTCTAGGATTATGAAATCGCATAATGATATCAACGCTGGTTTACAAAACATAAGACGAGCCTCCTTTGGTGATGGCCAAAATAGAGTGCCTAGAAAATTATCTTATAGTAATACCAAACATAGAAAGCGTGGAAGCGGTCAGCTAAATGATATTAGTATGGATAGTATTTTATCCGATGTTTCTGATATTCCTTCAGGCAGACCTGAAGAAAGATTAAGGCTTCCATATTATGGTAAAATGTATTCTAAATTTTCTAATCCGAGAACTTCAAAAACATCTGAAAAACTAGTTTTAATTCCAGACGATACAGTCACTAATATAGGACACGTTGGTAAACCTGTAAGCtcttattttaaaaagtctGCATCATTGGAGTTGAAAAAAGACTTTTCGGAATATGCCAGAATTACAGCATACAATATTTCTGATGCTTTGAATTTAACTCTACTTcgttcatttttaaaaaaaacacatgAAGTGTCACCAAGACTATATGACGAATGTTTATATGCACCATACTGTTTGCCCCTTTTAACTGGTAAAGATGGATTTAGAATTAGATCGAATTTATCTAAAACCTTAAAGGACGGCAAAACTTTTATAGATAAACTTATCGACACAAGCGAACAGAGAGATCACCattatgaatattattCTGGTATTGAAACCGTTGAggataagaataataactttgccattaatgataataatttgaGCTCAGATATTAAGACTAATAATCATGCTGATGTTATAACGCCAAAGAACTGCGCATTAAATAACGTTGAAATGGCTGTAAAAACCCCCCGTGGCAATGAtgcttttaaaaaacagTCAATCAGCAACAGCAATGGCGATGGTAGTAATATCAATAGCAATCggaacaatattaatagcaatagcaatagcaataataatagcactACTCATAAAACCCCCAATAGCAATAACAgcattattaatagtagcAACAACAGTAGCAACGCTAATAATGACGGTAATACAAAGCAACTGCCCACTTCAGAATTTGATCCGAGTGAACCACAATTTTTTGCAGAAGAAGATCCGGATCAGGACAGCTTGTCGTTTCTAGCAAAGACCCAATCTGAATCACCCCCTGTTTTAACACAAAGTCAACAATTAGAAGTTGAATTGCTAAAGCGAAGGCACGCGGaagttttcattttcaattatGGGGTGGTAGTTTTTTGGAATTTCACTGAAGATCAggagaaaaatatattggcCGATATACAATTTTCTGCCAACTATGATAGGATGGTTATAAATCCGAGTGATCAAAAAAACATAGAAATTGAGGAATTTGCATTTgaatatgataaaaatgttgAAAGACCTAGAATTTTAAATGATGTAATAACTTTAAGATCTGGTGATCATATCATAAAATTAACTTTATCCCATGCAATAGCCCAATCGTGTAAGCTATCAAAATTTGAAACAAGACTACTTCCTATTTTGCACACAGTGACCAAATTACCTAGACGATTGGCCTTATATGGTAGGCTTGGCATGACAAgacaaaaattattaaaaaaattcggtaagttatttaaattaagGGTTGATGTAAATTTGtcttcaaatattttagacACTCctgaatttttttggtcTTTTGAACCAAGTTTAGATCCGCTCTATAGTGCAATGCGTGATTACTTGGAAATTGCTGAACGAGTTCAAGTATTAAATGACAAGTGCAAAGTTTTTCTAGAATTTGTTGATATTTGCGTGGACTCTATAGCCGAGAAAAACATGACAAGAATTACCTGGTGGTTTATTgtgattatttttgtaagCGTCTTGGTTTCTATATTAGAGATTTTGATTCGTTATTTGATTATAAgaacaaataaaagttaA
- the GUS1 gene encoding glutamate--tRNA ligase GUS1 (similar to Saccharomyces cerevisiae YGL245W | GUS1 | GlUtamyl-tRNA Synthetase), protein MSTLVIAGKAPVVAYAELIAARYVNATLGKTAITIEIVDDKKAAPAVFNGKSENVLKEIALQFPHIFPSDSFNDEWIGIASNEFIVKNFSKLNVSLEKFDAHLNLRTFVLDTLKPTITDIACWGSLRSNGMLGSIIKNKVFINVTRWYTFLEVSPIFGKSFDFLNESLKHASKKNNAGNNDKSGKKKETHKANFEIDLPDAKIGEVVTRFPPEPSGYLHIGHAKAALLNQYFAQEYKGKLIVRFDDTNPSKEKEEYQDSILEDLELLGIKGDQITYSSSYFDKMYELCVQMIKEGKAYCDDTPLEQMREERGEGIPSKRRERSIEENLEIFTKEMTNGTEEGLKNCVRAKIDYKALNKTLRDPVIYRCNLTPHHRTGTKWKVYPTYDFCVPIVDALEGVTHALRTIEYRDRNAQYDWMLDALNLRKVHIYDFARVNFVRTLLSKRKLQWMVDENVVSNWDDPRFPTVRGVRRRGMTVEGLRNFVLSQGPSRNVINLEWNLIWSFNKKVIDPIAPRHTAIVNPVKLHLVGPDAPQEPTVEMKSKHKKNPSVGEKKVIYYKDVVIDKDDADLINDGEEVTLMDWGNVIITKKNTDGSLEGKLHLEGDFKKTKLKLTWLADTKDSVEVDLVDFDHLLTKDKLEEGDNWVDFINKTTEFHTPAIADLNVKDMKVGDIIQFERKGYYRLDALPSDGKPYIFFTIPDGKAVNRYGAKK, encoded by the coding sequence aTGTCCACTTTAGTTATCGCTGGTAAAGCACCAGTTGTTGCTTATGCTGAATTAATTGCGGCTCGCTATGTTAATGCAACCCTAGGAAAAACTGCAATTACTATTGAAATTGTTGATGACAAAAAAGCTGCTCCAGCTGTCTTCAACGGTAAATctgaaaatgttttaaaggAGATAGCTTTGCAATTCCCACATATTTTTCCATCTGATTCCTTTAATGATGAATGGATCGGCATTGCATCCAATGAATTTATTGTCAAAAACTTTTCCAAACTAAATGTttctttggaaaaatttgatGCTCATTTAAATCTAAGAACTTTTGTTTTGGATACTTTGAAACCAACCATCACCGATATTGCTTGTTGGGGTTCTTTAAGGTCTAATGGTATGCTTGGTTCtatcattaaaaacaaggtttttattaatgttaCCAGATGGTACACTTTCTTGGAAGTCTCTCCAATTTTTGGCAAATCATTTGACTTTTTGAACGAATCCTTGAAACATGCTTCCAAAAAGAATAATGCAGGCAACAACGACAAGTCTGgtaaaaagaaggaaacCCACAAGgctaattttgaaattgatTTACCCGATGCAAAAATAGGTGAAGTTGTTACACGTTTCCCACCGGAACCATCTGGTTACTTACATATCGGACACGCAAAGGCTGCTTTGTTAAACCAATATTTTGCTCAAGAATATAAGGGTAAATTAATCGTCAGATTTGACGACACTAATCcttcaaaagaaaaggaagaatATCAAGATTCAATTTTGGAAGACTTGGAGTTATTAGGTATTAAGGGCGATCAAATCACTTATTCCTCAAGTTACTTTGATAAAATGTACGAGCTTTGTGTTCAAATGATCAAGGAGGGTAAAGCTTATTGTGATGATACTCCATTGGAACAAATGAGAGAAGAACGTGGTGAAGGTATCCCATCCAAGAGAAGAGAGAGATctattgaagaaaatttggaaattttCACCAAGGAAATGACTAATGGTACTGAGGAAGGCTTAAAGAACTGTGTCCGTGCTAAGATCGATTATAAGGCTTTAAACAAAACCTTAAGAGATCCTGTCATTTACAGATGCAACCTGACTCCTCACCACAGAACTGGTACCAAATGGAAAGTTTATCCAACTTATGATTTCTGTGTTCCAATTGTTGATGCCCTCGAAGGTGTTACTCATGCTTTGCGTACTATTGAATATAGAGATAGAAATGCCCAATATGACTGGATGTTGGATGCTTTGAACTTGCGTAAAGTTCACATTTATGATTTTGCCCGTGTTAATTTTGTTAGAACTCTGTTGTCCAAGAGAAAATTGCAATGGATGGTTGATGAAAATGTTGTTTCCAACTGGGATGATCCAAGATTCCCAACAGTCAGAGGTGTGAGAAGAAGAGGTATGACTGTTGAAGGTTTaagaaattttgttttatctCAAGGCCCATCTAGAAACGTTATCAATTTGGAATGGAACTTGATTTGGTCcttcaacaaaaaagttattgacCCAATTGCACCAAGACACACTGCTATTGTCAACCCTGTTAAATTACATTTGGTTGGTCCAGACGCTCCTCAAGAACCAACTGTTGAAATGAAATCGAAACATAAGAAGAACCCAAGCGTTGGTGAAAAAAAGGTTATTTACTACAAAGACGTTGTCATTGATAAAGATGATGCAGATTTAATTAACGATGGCGAAGAAGTTACATTGATGGACTGGGgtaatgttattatcacCAAGAAAAATACTGATGGTTCTTTAGAAGGTAAATTACATTTGGAGGGTGATTTCAAGAAGACCAAATTGAAACTAACCTGGTTAGCTGACACAAAAGACTCTGTTGAGGTTGATTTGGTTGATTTTGACCACTTATTAACAAAAGATAAATTGGAAGAAGGTGACAATTGGGTTGATTTCATCAACAAGACCACTGAGTTCCACACCCCAGCCATTGCCGATTTAAATGTTAAAGATATGAAAGTAGGTGATATTATCCAATTTGAAAGAAAAGGTTATTACAGATTAGATGCTTTACCAAGTGATGGTAAACCATACATCTTCTTTACTATCCCAGATGGTAAGGCTGTTAACAGATACGGTGctaaaaagtaa